The Cuculus canorus isolate bCucCan1 chromosome 3, bCucCan1.pri, whole genome shotgun sequence DNA window CCCATGTCCTAGAACGTGGAAGCGAGGGTGAGCGTGGTAAGAGCGCTGGGGCCGGTTGTCACCCAGCCTTCAAAGTACCCAAAATGCTtggaactgaaaataaacaatctACACACAAAAATTGGAATATATAATTTGCACTTTGGAGCGAcaaaggcaggagctgggcCCGAGGGAGCCGGAGGGTGACGGTCCCAATGCGTCCTGAAGAATGgatggggagggcagggggcgGCGCTCGAGACATAAAACATGAGACATAAGACAGtttatatacattaaaaaatatatattataaaagtaaaatatatacaaaaatatatacatatataaatatatactgtGTATAATTATATTAATACAATAATATATGTTAAACAATAtgttaaatacataaatataaacatatacatataaatacatatgctgtgtataattatatttattaatatacaataatatatattaatatataatgtaaattaatatattttatatagaaGACACTATAGAGGGTCTCATATAGAGTGTctataaatataaacataaacaCATActgtatataattttatatataatatacaatAATATACAATAATGTATtatgtaatataatataatataaatataaatataaatataaatataatataaattatttattatattataaatCAATATATcattattaatatataatacatTATTAATACATAATAATATATGatgtaaattaatatattttatatataaaacagTCGTATGTAAAATCTATAAATATGAACATATAAAAGCATGTcttgtatataatatataataacatatatataaacaaacaataatatataataatatatgtTATAaagttatatattttaaagttatttattttataatatttatatattaggTGGTATAGAGCATCTTATATGAGTATATAGCgtaaatatatgtaaaatatattaaattgtgtctttatatatatatggcGCTATTTCtataaacagataaaatatataatatagtAACGTAGACATGTATATGCTACATATGATTATATATTAACAAATAATAAAgtttaataatatataatatttaaaatatatttatttctatatatttataaCTACTTATAATATGTAGTTATATTATAACTACatataactaaaataaatatgtaaagaCATATCTAAAACTCCATatttatactttattttatgCATATGTGTGGAGTTATTTAGACACAAAGGCTTTTCGAGGTGACCTCGAGTAACCCGTGGGAGGGCGAGGTTCGGAGGCGGCGGGTGCCGCATcccggccccgctcccgccTCTGCCCGGATCCCACTTTCTCCCCGCGCCCTAAATAGAGATTCCGGAAAAAAAACATCACCTACCAGGAGTGGGGTTCGAACCCACGCGGACAAGCGTCCATTGGATCTTAAGTCCAACGCCTTAACCACTCGGCCATCCTGGTGCAGATACAGGCAGCTTTTCCGGACATTCCTACATACAAGGCGCCGCTCTCGCCCGCGCCCCCCGACCGCCCCCGGCCTTGGGGATGGCGCGGGGCTGCCCCCCACGCCGCGCGCGCTCTCCCGCCTTCACTTCCCGCGCGGGCTGGCGCGGGGCGGGCTCTCCGCGCTCCGCTTTGTGTCCTGAGAGCGcggggagggaaagagagggagaagtggTGCTGAGAAAGGCTGGATCGAAAGTGAAACTGCTCcgctttcttcctcctcctttccccccccccctcccccgcccgcCTCCCGCGGCGATGCTGCCTGGCGAAATATCTTTGGGAAGgcactgttcacaaaggcttcgAGTGATAGGAGTGGGGGCAGTGggtaaaaactggagaggggtagatttggactagacataaggaggaatttcttcactatgagagtggtgaggcactggcacaggttgtccccggaagctgtggctgccccaaccttggaggtgttcaaggccaggttggatgggcccttgggcagcctaatctagtgggaggtgtccttgcccatggcaggggggttggaactgggtgatctttaaggtcccttccaaccctaaccattctgtgattctatgattccaccCCCCGGCATTGCTCTTAGGTACTGACATTAGACTTATTCCTGCCCAGGTGTCTCCTGTAATGTATCTTTGCTTGCTTatagaaggaaagcaaaaaaacaactAAGTCCAAAGCCATCAATTATGCTTAACTAGGAAAAGAATAATGCAGAGGAAAGATTTCTTGCCAATCACTTCCCAGTCTACTGAAGCTCCTATTGCAATATCCCCAGTTAGTGCCTTCACTGGGACCTCCCCCGACTTATAGaatagaatcactaggtcagaaaagactttcgagatcatcgagtccaactgtacctgtccactactaaatcatatccctaagctcTTCATCTCCCCGTcatttaaacacctccaggggtggtgattctgccacctccctggacagcctgttccagtgcctgagaacccttttgatgaagaaattttgaaatgggaaaatgCCCCATTACCTTGTCCCTGCACCAGCATCCACTCTCACTGCCTTTGCTGTCCGTTTTCCAGAGGAGAAAATGGGCTTCCTCCATCCCACCAAACTTAGCCACCTTTAAATGTGCCCCCAAAGGACGAGAAACAAATACTCCGTAGAGCCCAGGCTGGAGATGCTAGACTGGCAGCACCCAGCAAACCAGAGGTGGCACACAGCGGCCGTCTGCTTCACCATAAGCAGAAGAGGAGCACATAACCCTTGGTTGTTGGACACCCCGGTTGTAGGTGGCCTTCTGTAAGGGGCCTGGGCCTCGAATTTGCAGGTGAAGGTGGTGCCTGCCCTCCTCAGCTCTTACTGCTCGGAGTTCCCCAGTATGCTAGGAATGCTTGTGAAGGAAAATACTTCTCACATACAGTAAAAGTGAATTGTCAACGTTTTATGTAGATGAAGAACAGATGTGAAActcacactttcttttttcttattcacATGCTTGACCACAGGAATGAAAGAACAGCTCTTTGACTGGAACTTAACCACGATATATCGTTTGCTTTAAATGGGCATCATGCCGCAGCTAGCATTTCTCCCCATTCAGTACGTTGTGCCTTTCATCATAGTACTGAGTGGAGAAATAACATCAGCTAGGTTCTCTCATCTCACATTATTTCTGAGAAACATAGTAAAAtgctactttttcttcttaagacTTTGTGCCCTAACAATGTATGTGCTGTGAGGTCAAGTGTGACAGGGGAGCTGCCTTCTACTGACTTACTGCCTTTGACTCAACTACTATGAAGACACTATATAATATGCTAGAAACACGGAAGAAGATAGATCTGCCTTCTTAGGTATCAGATAAACAAATACCATGGCTCCATGTGAAAATCCCATTGCGTTGGAAATAGATTAACTGTAATCACCACATACCATATCTATTAGGATACCATTTCCTGCCTTCATCGTATCTATACTTTGCTAGAGATAGAAACACCACCACGTGtagctctttcctttttcaaatcaATTCCAAATATCTCCCATGGTTCAAAAGTCTAGagaactggttttgttttcaagaaatgTCTCACATGGTAACTACTTACCCCCTCAAACCCAGGTACAGGATTTGCCACatgagggaagaggaaaaaatataaccaACCCATGGAATATGCTATGCACCTCTCCAGAGGAGTCGTGCTGACTTTCAGTGCgagaaaacagctttccttAGCAAGTATGAAGATGTCCATTCTGCAGcttctattattattatgccAACATATTATTGAGCTGCTTTTATCACCATCTTCCACTCATCCTGTGTGGCATGAGTCTTTGCAATATAGTGTCATGAGTTTTTTTCAAAAGTCTGTTTAACCGTGACTGGACAAGTGCATGGGCCGGAAAAACTTGAGATCTTGCACAACTGAAggctaaaaaaacccccatagGATTAAGCAATGAACACATGTTTGCAAGGAAGAGAATGATTTCTTCAGTTACTGAAGTAAATTTAAGTGCCTCTAATTCACACTGCGacttaaaaatagttttaaaggGTCTCAAGCTGGTATTTCTGTAATTCCCAGCTTCTTTCTTGCAACAACCTTAAGTAAGGTGAGGTCTACAATTACCTCTTCTTCACACTTTCACTCTCTTTCACTGCGCTTCAAATTGAACTAAAGATTTGAATATAAGTTTTGCATATCTACTAATGAAACCCTCAACATCTCTCAGAACTGCCAGagcaaatttgatttttttcttgcagtagaGAATCATCTTAAAATGTATACAACTCTTTTTTCATGATTTATATAGAAAAAATTATGGTAAGTCTATCTCAATATGtaacacattttatttactgtggCAACAAACattagaaagactttttttttttttaggcattGTTTACGCTCCTTTCACCAACTCAGAGTTTAGTCCATCAGCTTTTAAACTTAACTTTGACAATGCAAGAAACTATTCAGAGCTGACGATTCAATGTACAGCACTCTGCACTTTCAGGTTTTCTTATTAAATTGTTTAATCCATTTGTAGACacaacatgcaaaaaaaaaaagaaaccaacaaaaaaacacacacatttttatcAAAAGCATTGGTAAGTGCTAAAAATATGCAGACAAAAtgcaatacatatttttttcttcattgattTATGCCCATATGCTGATCCTTGTAGGTTTATGGTATTTCTCTACAAGTGCACAGTTACATTGACTCGAGTGGCAGTTCCTATAAACAACTTTTGTCTTCTTGAGTAGCACCAAAGCAGCTGTCATGGTGCCAGCTCAACACTCTCCTTTCTCCCACTTCAAGTTTGGATATTGGGTTATTTAAGAGGTCCTCAGACAAGCATAATACTGATATCATCAGGACATCCCTGAATATTGAAAGTATCTTCTAGTTTAGAAGATCAGTGTTCTTCACTCTTCCATGTGTCATAGACAGGTTCTTCAGCAGAAGAGACTTTCAGTTTCTGAGAAGAGTTATCCATTTAGTTtctgtttatataaaaaatgcCTGCCTGGCTAAGAAGCATTTCCCACTGGGATATGAAAGCTAAATTTAGTTTGCTGTTTTGTTATATCAATATAAAGAGTAAGAAATgtttgtgtggcttttttttttcccacatatAAAATTAGTGtgcaaaagaagggaaaagtttCACTGCGATCGGCGCAGGAAAAATATCTATACGCATCTCCTGAGGAAAACTCCCAAAtacaaaatatctgaaatgttcaaatatacttattaaaaaaaaggtacaaaTAGGatcagagtttaaaaaaagtcaCTAACTTATGAAAAAATGTCCTGCATTAATTCAAACGACAGGAATAGATCACAGTGTATCAGGAAACCACCTGGAACTATAGTTGGAAAACCTCCAGAAGCAGGAGTTATAATCACTCACCAGACATTATGAATACAAGTTTCACTGACAATGCTCAGTGGTTTCCAGGGCTGCAAATTTCCTATTCCCTCCTCATATTCCAAACCTACTGTGGGCAGATTCCCTTACACAAGAAGGGAGATTACTTGTAAGCTTGAAAAGAACACTGAaatgacatttgttttctttcttcttcagctgtgctgtaCTGAAGAAATAtgtctattttctttcccaggtgTAGATTTCCTAATAAAGGGAGAAAAGTACTGATTTTTTACACCAGTAAGATTGCACATTAATAAATTGAATCCttcttgttatttaaaaaaagatattaaaaaaacacattaaatcaatgtttataaaaaaataaaagtatattgACAGAATAATCCTTCCACTAAATTGCTTGTGTATATATGGCAGCACAGGAGTCTCTAAAACTTGTTCCAGCTGTTGTCTTCTTATGGGTGAGAAGGCCACTGCATGCATCTCTTCTGGCTTAAGTGTTAATTGGcagaaaaatgtattagaaGCATAAAAGTGTGGCAGTTTTGAAGCTGAGAGTACAGACAGTGGCTCAGGTTAAAAGTCAGTGAGATGCCTCAGAGTTGCAGTGCTTCTAGCCACCTTGACAAAGCTGTGGGTGCTTGAAACGGAGAAAGAGCAATCACCTGCACTCGAATGGAGCAAAACGTGCATATTGTCATTTAAGATGCAGTTACTTCTGTTAAGATTCATgacaggtggaaaaaaaagttgaaatagAAACTACTTCTGTGTCCTGCTCCTGCTAACAGGCTCAGTGATATGTCTAAATTATCTGATCAGGTATTTGCATCAAGCAGGCTCCAAACTAGTTAAATCTGCAGCCTCCTGATTCTGTGGTGTGTTGTGTCACCTCAGGCAGTAAAGCTGCACCGCCTGCAGGCTCACTttgacaaataagaaaaaagttacTTCTCAAAATTTCTTATCTTCCCTAGGCTGAGGTATCAGCTCATCATTCATTCCTCTTCTTGCTTATCTGAAACAGGTATAATTGCAGAGATCTTCTTGCACCTTTAGTTACAGCAACAGTGtacatttcaattaaaaaaaaaaaaaaagctttaaaataattttatcaacaTATCTAGAAGCTTCCAAATAGAAGAGTCCTCACCACATTTAGGAAAAATTGAATGAACAAAACCTGCAATAGTCCCCTCATTTCTAGGGGCTGTCATTACAGAGAACTCCCTGGAAAGAATGCCTGATTTTGAAGACATTTCAGTTGGTCTGTGATAGTTTCAGTAGGACAGTCACCTTCTGCAACAGgataagcagcagcagagtaTTGTTCTGAGGgggtgttttcttctgtattccaaagcttttttcatttgctctttaGCTTCTCCTACATAGTCCTCAACATTTTGCATATTTATCTCAATGACATCGAAGGTGTCTGCCTGTTCCTCCACTAGCAGGGCCACCTGCAGGAAGAGCTCATGAACTTCCTTAATGCGACCTTCTAACTTCACCAGCTCCTTATGACGTGTCTCTATCTCATTCAAGGCTGAGCGAGCCCCCTTAACATCTGACAACAGATTCTCAGAAAAGACATCCCACTTGCCTTGCTCAATCATGTCCTCAATCTGATTGGCTGAAACATCTTTGCCCATGATCTCTAGCTGCCGCTGAATTCGAATCTTGCAGTTCTCTCGTTGGTTCATCTCTGCTGCATTGTAGTCAAACATAGCTTCCTGAAATGCATGCATGAGGTCTACGTAGTGGTTCTTTGCTACCCTGGAAATGACAGACATAGCCCCATATTTTGTTACTGCGTCTTCGCTGAAATCTCTCATTATTTGGAGCTTCCTGTGTATGCTTTCTCCACGGGCCTTGATGTCTCTGGCAATACAATTAGTATCTCGTTTGATACTACTAAGACGGCGCATCGAAGTAAGGAAACggctgttctgttttctgagcCGCTTGACATCCTCTTTTAGGTGGTCATTTTCTGTCCGGAGGGTCTCTATGTCTTTATGAAGAATTTCCAAAGCATAATCTGTCTCATAAAGGAGAACATTGTGGGGTGAATTGTCATCATCCTCACTAACAGAAAACTGTTGGTTGTATAACCTGGCAAATTCACGCAGCTCATTTAGCCGGTCTTTCATCCTGCCtgtaaaagaaaggaacaggaagaaagaagtttaaagtaaaataaatacaatattcaTTTACAAGGGCTGAAATGTCATAACTAATAACTACATCATAGTTATAACTACATCATAGATAACATAACTGCATCAAAGATAACCCAAAATATTGGATTTTAAATTTGTTCCCCGTATTTTAGACAGTGATGCATCGCAGATCCAAAACTCTGCTACTAGAACACTGTTCTAGAAACTACAAAGCTTAGAAACTAAGCGCAAGAGAGAAGACCACAAATCCTAAAGACAAATCCAAAAGCATAACAAGACAATACTCAGTTCTGCAAAAATGCCAGTCTTTcactttgaggaaaaaaaacaaaaaaacaactctTGCGCAAATGATAGAAAACCTTCAGGTATCGGTATGTGTAGACATGTTAATAACTGAATGCTTCCCACAGCTGCACATTAGAGAAATCTCCTCAAGAACTTGACCCTTCATTACATTAACTGTCCCAAATGTCACAGATCTTCTGTCATTCTAAGCCTGGGTTTCCTGGGAAAAGAGTAGGAAGCatctcagaaacagaaatggcaTTTACCAGTATAG harbors:
- the STX11 gene encoding syntaxin-11; the protein is MKDRLNELREFARLYNQQFSVSEDDDNSPHNVLLYETDYALEILHKDIETLRTENDHLKEDVKRLRKQNSRFLTSMRRLSSIKRDTNCIARDIKARGESIHRKLQIMRDFSEDAVTKYGAMSVISRVAKNHYVDLMHAFQEAMFDYNAAEMNQRENCKIRIQRQLEIMGKDVSANQIEDMIEQGKWDVFSENLLSDVKGARSALNEIETRHKELVKLEGRIKEVHELFLQVALLVEEQADTFDVIEINMQNVEDYVGEAKEQMKKALEYRRKHPLRTILCCCLSCCRR